The following nucleotide sequence is from Cyanobium sp. AMD-g.
GCTCCAAGGGGGTCGCCGATCAGTACACGATCGACTACGCCCGCATCTACGACCTGCACACCTGCGCCTTCCGGCAGTCCTGCATCTACGGCACCCGCCAGTTCGGCATCGAGGACCAGGGCTGGGTGGCCTGGTTCAGCATCGCCGCGCTGCTGGAGCGGCCGATCACCCTTTACGGCGATGGCTGGCAGACCCGTGACGTGCTCGACGTGCGGGACCTGGCCCGGGCCTATGAAGCCGCCTGGCACCACCGCGCCACGATCAGCGGCCAGGCCTTCAACATCGGTGGCGGCCCCGCCAACACCCTCTGCCTGCGGGATTTGCTGCGCTTCCTCGAAGAAGAGCTGGCGATCACGCTCAGCCCCCTCAGCGGCCAGTCCCGGCCCGGCGACCAGCCCGTCTTCATCTGTGACGTCACCAAGGCCGCCGAGCAGCTGGGATGGACACCGCAGATCAGCGTCGATGCCGGCGTGCGCCACCTGATCCGCTGGGTCCGTGACAATCGGGACCTGTTCGGCTGGCTTCAGCGATGAGCCGGCGGCGGGCCCTGATCAGCACCATCGAGCCGGTGGATGGGGGGGTTCCCGCCATGACAGCCTGCGTCGCCCGGATGCTGGAGGAGCTCGACGTCGAGCCCGTCTTCGCCTGGTATGCCCCCTGGAGCACCCATCCAAAGCTGTCGGTTCCCCTCCATGCCGTCCCCAGCGGCCGGCGGCCCGGCCAGATGCAGCGCCGCGTCTACGGCGACCACGAAGGCCATGGCCTGGGGGCCTGGTTGCCGGAGCTGGAGTTCACCCACTACCTTCCCAGGCGGGC
It contains:
- a CDS encoding GDP-mannose 4,6-dehydratase gives rise to the protein MPSILITGGAGFIGVNAAQHFASLGWEVAILDNLSRRGTEDNLRWLLSQHPAIAFHRVDIRQADALAEVVASLRPSMLLHLAAQVAVTTSYTNPREDFEINALGTFNVMEAVRLHSSESFVLYASTNKVYGGMETVAVEMTPHGYRFRDLPAGVPESQPLDFHSPYGCSKGVADQYTIDYARIYDLHTCAFRQSCIYGTRQFGIEDQGWVAWFSIAALLERPITLYGDGWQTRDVLDVRDLARAYEAAWHHRATISGQAFNIGGGPANTLCLRDLLRFLEEELAITLSPLSGQSRPGDQPVFICDVTKAAEQLGWTPQISVDAGVRHLIRWVRDNRDLFGWLQR